Proteins found in one Micromonospora sp. WMMD1082 genomic segment:
- a CDS encoding type II toxin-antitoxin system PemK/MazF family toxin, with amino-acid sequence MAGLLRSVAARVGAVIPTPRSAGPTPAKPARPRQVTALQRRELSYAPEPDGQADPGEIVWTWVPYEDDPRQGKDRPVLVVGRHSRTLFGLMLSSQRDRQGERHWLALGPGEWDRDQRPSWVRLDRVLTMREDSIRREGAVLDRARFDRVGQALRAGYGWH; translated from the coding sequence GTGGCAGGTCTGTTGAGGAGTGTGGCGGCCCGGGTCGGCGCGGTGATCCCGACGCCGCGGTCGGCCGGGCCGACCCCCGCGAAGCCCGCGCGGCCGCGTCAGGTCACCGCGTTGCAGCGCCGCGAGTTGTCGTACGCCCCGGAGCCCGACGGGCAGGCCGACCCGGGCGAGATCGTCTGGACCTGGGTGCCCTACGAGGACGATCCCCGGCAGGGCAAGGACCGGCCGGTGCTGGTGGTGGGCCGGCACAGCCGGACGCTGTTCGGGCTGATGCTCTCCAGCCAGCGCGACCGCCAGGGGGAACGGCACTGGCTGGCCCTCGGGCCGGGGGAGTGGGACCGCGACCAGCGCCCGAGTTGGGTGCGGCTGGACCGGGTACTGACCATGCGCGAGGACAGCATCCGCCGGGAGGGCGCGGTGCTGGACCGGGCCCGGTTCGACCGCGTCGGCCAGGCGCTGCGCGCCGGGTACGGCTGGCACTGA
- a CDS encoding response regulator transcription factor translates to MNNLVEATRGDHRSDGRFVLLVVDDDESVGAALVAQLADHRVRGHHFPHAAEALLAAGALQPDAAVVAAGLATMSSTELVRLLADRAGIPTVVGVGDDDGGVAVAALKAGATACVRRPYRPEEVLPILRAIRPETSGALDPPIELGGLRVDPATFEVSLHGRTVALPLKEFRLLYFFMSHAERTVTREQLLAAVWGGISDDTSNTLTVHIKRLRRRLALDGDHAPMIVTVRGLGYRFVPAPATATPSTS, encoded by the coding sequence ATGAACAACCTCGTCGAGGCCACCAGGGGTGACCATCGATCCGACGGGCGTTTCGTGCTGCTCGTGGTGGACGACGACGAGAGCGTCGGCGCCGCGCTGGTCGCCCAGCTGGCCGACCACCGGGTACGCGGACACCACTTCCCGCACGCCGCCGAGGCCCTGCTGGCCGCGGGGGCGCTGCAACCGGACGCGGCCGTGGTCGCCGCCGGCCTGGCCACCATGAGCAGCACCGAGTTGGTGCGGCTGCTCGCTGACCGGGCCGGCATCCCCACCGTGGTCGGAGTGGGCGACGACGACGGTGGAGTCGCCGTGGCCGCGCTCAAGGCCGGCGCCACGGCCTGCGTCCGCCGTCCGTACCGGCCCGAGGAGGTGCTGCCGATCCTGCGGGCGATCCGCCCGGAGACCTCCGGTGCCCTCGACCCGCCGATCGAACTCGGTGGGCTGCGGGTCGACCCGGCGACGTTCGAGGTGAGCCTGCACGGCCGGACGGTGGCCCTGCCGTTGAAGGAGTTCCGGCTCCTCTACTTCTTCATGAGCCACGCCGAGCGGACGGTCACCCGCGAGCAACTGCTCGCCGCCGTCTGGGGTGGGATCTCCGACGACACGTCGAACACCCTCACGGTGCACATCAAGCGGTTGCGCCGACGGCTCGCGCTGGACGGTGACCACGCGCCGATGATCGTGACCGTCCGAGGCCTGGGCTACCGGTTCGTGCCCGCGCCGGCCACGGCAACGCCCTCGACGTCGTGA
- the pstB gene encoding phosphate ABC transporter ATP-binding protein PstB translates to MARNDTDLTTRPSVAVHAPGTTGGVEPTTAPVMQLRDVSVYYGSYEAVRGTTMPIQQNQVTAMIGPSGCGKSTVLRALNRMNDPIPGARVSGDVLFHGQDLYAKDVDPIQVRRRIGMVFQKPNPFPKSIYDNVAYGLRINGIKGRLDDHVEEALTQAALWDEVKDKLRKSALALSGGQQQRLCIARTIAVKPEVILMDEPCSALDPIATAKIEDLMFELTNDYTIVIVTHNMQQAARVSHYTAFFTAEVDEKQVRHGRLVEFSQTGKLFTNPVDKRTEDYITGRFG, encoded by the coding sequence ATGGCCCGTAACGACACCGACCTCACCACCCGACCGTCCGTGGCGGTGCACGCTCCCGGCACCACCGGTGGCGTCGAGCCCACCACCGCACCGGTGATGCAGCTGCGCGACGTCAGCGTCTACTACGGCAGCTACGAGGCGGTCCGCGGCACCACGATGCCGATCCAGCAGAACCAGGTCACCGCGATGATCGGGCCCTCGGGATGCGGCAAGTCGACGGTGCTGCGGGCGCTCAACCGGATGAACGACCCCATCCCGGGTGCCCGGGTCAGCGGCGACGTGCTCTTCCACGGCCAGGACCTGTACGCCAAGGACGTCGACCCGATCCAGGTGCGCCGGCGGATCGGCATGGTCTTCCAGAAGCCGAACCCGTTCCCCAAGTCGATCTACGACAACGTCGCGTACGGCCTGCGGATCAACGGCATCAAGGGTCGGCTCGACGACCACGTCGAGGAGGCGCTGACCCAGGCCGCGCTCTGGGACGAGGTCAAGGACAAGCTCCGCAAGAGCGCCCTGGCGCTCTCCGGCGGCCAGCAGCAGCGACTCTGCATCGCCCGGACGATCGCGGTCAAGCCCGAGGTCATCCTCATGGACGAGCCCTGCTCGGCCCTCGACCCGATCGCCACGGCGAAGATCGAGGACCTGATGTTCGAGCTGACGAACGACTACACGATCGTCATCGTCACGCACAACATGCAGCAGGCCGCCCGGGTCAGCCACTACACCGCGTTCTTCACCGCCGAGGTGGATGAGAAGCAGGTGCGGCACGGCCGGCTCGTGGAGTTCAGCCAGACCGGCAAGCTGTTCACCAACCCCGTCGACAAGCGTACGGAGGACTACATCACCGGTCGCTTCGGCTGA
- a CDS encoding serine/threonine protein kinase, with product MSPFTPSLRLHDRYVLRDRIGLGGMSEVWRADDEVLGRSVAVKVLAGTFAVDPGLRATIRREARAAARLTHPHVTQVYDYGEAALAGGTVVPYLVMELVDGQNLAERLADGPLPWRPALRMAAEVASALAAAHRLGVVHRDIKPGNVMLTDTGAKVLDFGIAALAGPQPAGSGSAGGPLMGTPAYTAPERLSADAPHPASDVYALGVLLHRTLTGDVPLPVRSWEDAVVVNASRPSVPPPRVPGLPADLAELVLACVDPDPARRPTAGQLAARFRAGAAGPAESPTAALPIVGAAVSGRDTAEETAIRPAPDHPPTLVEGADGWPATATLSGPSPGPSPARPASGGPMRAAARRPGPASGRPRRTRPPVGALVATGLALAVGLGAVLVLGDRDAGQPAAAPTATSSAAPPPSTAPASPRPSATPSSARPEPVSLRQAAVEFIALLAEAQLTGEIDRKAADRLRKEFTDLAGSRPKDHDKRIEDLRDRLDHEVDRGRIPDDVADRLDDLLDRFEATLPDDDDDDD from the coding sequence ATGTCGCCGTTCACCCCCAGCCTGCGCCTGCACGACCGCTACGTGCTGCGCGACCGCATCGGCCTCGGCGGAATGTCCGAGGTGTGGCGCGCCGACGACGAGGTGCTCGGCCGGTCCGTCGCGGTGAAGGTTCTCGCCGGCACGTTCGCCGTCGACCCGGGCCTGCGCGCCACCATCCGGCGGGAGGCCCGCGCCGCGGCCCGCCTGACCCACCCCCACGTGACCCAGGTGTACGACTACGGCGAGGCGGCCCTGGCCGGCGGCACGGTCGTGCCGTATCTGGTGATGGAGCTGGTCGACGGGCAGAATCTCGCCGAGCGCCTGGCCGACGGCCCGCTGCCCTGGCGGCCGGCCCTCCGGATGGCCGCCGAGGTGGCCTCCGCCCTGGCCGCCGCGCACCGCCTCGGCGTGGTGCACCGCGACATCAAGCCCGGCAACGTCATGCTCACTGACACCGGCGCCAAGGTGCTCGACTTCGGCATCGCCGCGCTGGCCGGGCCACAGCCCGCCGGGTCCGGGTCGGCCGGCGGCCCCCTGATGGGTACGCCGGCGTACACCGCGCCGGAGCGGCTGAGCGCCGACGCGCCGCACCCGGCCAGCGACGTGTACGCGCTCGGCGTACTGCTGCACCGCACCCTCACCGGTGACGTCCCGCTGCCCGTGCGCAGTTGGGAGGACGCGGTCGTGGTGAACGCGAGCCGCCCGTCCGTACCGCCGCCGCGGGTGCCGGGTCTGCCGGCCGATCTCGCCGAGCTGGTGCTGGCCTGCGTGGATCCTGATCCGGCGCGGCGTCCCACGGCCGGGCAGTTGGCCGCGCGGTTCCGCGCCGGTGCGGCCGGCCCGGCGGAGTCGCCGACCGCCGCCCTACCGATCGTCGGCGCGGCCGTCTCCGGCCGTGACACGGCGGAGGAGACCGCCATCCGGCCGGCTCCCGATCATCCGCCCACCCTCGTGGAGGGCGCGGACGGGTGGCCCGCGACGGCCACCCTCAGCGGTCCGAGCCCTGGTCCGTCGCCCGCCAGGCCGGCATCCGGTGGTCCGATGCGCGCTGCCGCCCGCCGCCCGGGGCCGGCTTCCGGACGGCCACGGCGAACCCGCCCTCCCGTGGGTGCACTGGTCGCGACCGGTCTGGCCCTGGCCGTGGGCCTGGGGGCGGTGCTCGTCCTCGGTGACCGGGACGCCGGGCAGCCGGCCGCCGCCCCGACCGCCACCTCCTCGGCCGCCCCGCCGCCCTCGACCGCGCCGGCCTCGCCGAGGCCCAGTGCCACGCCGTCGTCCGCCCGGCCGGAGCCGGTGAGCCTGCGGCAGGCGGCGGTCGAGTTCATCGCGTTGCTCGCCGAGGCGCAGCTCACCGGCGAGATCGACCGCAAGGCCGCCGACCGGCTGCGCAAGGAGTTCACCGACCTCGCCGGGAGCCGGCCCAAGGACCACGACAAGCGCATCGAGGACCTGCGGGACCGCCTCGACCACGAGGTGGATCGCGGCCGGATTCCCGACGACGTCGCCGACCGGCTGGACGACCTGCTCGACCGGTTCGAGGCGACGCTGCCCGATGACGACGACGATGACGACTGA
- a CDS encoding helix-turn-helix transcriptional regulator: MTMVSAEEGPAAGPTVLRMLLGGQLRRLRESRGVTRESAGWEIRSSESKISRMELGRVGFKERDVADLLTLYGVTAEQERAALLKLARDANNPGWWHRYGDILPSWFQSYLGLEAAAALIRSYEVQFVPGLLQTREYARAVVLLGHAGAGPAEIERRVDLRMRRQEVLRRQRPPRLWAVVDEAVLRRPIGGPRVMRGQLEALLEATRTPNVRLQVIPFAAGGHAAAGGAFTILRFGDQDLPDIVYIEQLTSAIYLDKREDLDFYAAAMERLCVEAEPPERTPHILEGIIAELAPR, from the coding sequence GTGACCATGGTTTCCGCCGAGGAAGGCCCGGCGGCGGGCCCGACCGTGCTGCGGATGCTGCTGGGCGGCCAGTTGCGGCGGTTGCGGGAGTCGCGCGGGGTGACCCGGGAGAGCGCCGGCTGGGAGATCAGGTCCTCCGAGTCGAAGATCAGCCGGATGGAACTGGGGCGCGTCGGCTTCAAGGAGCGCGATGTCGCCGACCTGCTCACCCTCTACGGAGTCACCGCCGAGCAGGAACGCGCGGCCCTGCTCAAGCTGGCCCGGGACGCGAACAACCCGGGCTGGTGGCATCGCTACGGCGACATCCTGCCGTCATGGTTCCAGTCGTACCTCGGCCTGGAGGCCGCGGCGGCGCTCATCCGTAGCTACGAGGTCCAGTTCGTCCCGGGCCTGTTGCAGACCCGGGAGTACGCCCGGGCCGTGGTGCTGCTCGGTCACGCCGGGGCCGGCCCGGCGGAGATCGAGCGTCGGGTGGATCTGCGGATGCGCCGCCAGGAGGTGCTGCGCCGGCAGCGCCCGCCGCGACTGTGGGCGGTGGTCGACGAGGCGGTGCTGCGCCGCCCGATCGGCGGGCCCCGGGTGATGCGCGGCCAGCTGGAGGCATTGCTCGAGGCGACCCGTACGCCGAACGTCCGGCTCCAGGTGATCCCGTTCGCCGCCGGTGGGCACGCCGCCGCCGGTGGCGCCTTCACCATCCTGCGCTTCGGTGACCAGGACCTGCCCGACATCGTCTACATCGAGCAGCTGACCAGCGCGATCTACCTGGACAAGCGCGAGGACCTCGACTTCTACGCGGCCGCCATGGAGCGACTCTGCGTCGAGGCCGAGCCGCCGGAGCGTACGCCCCACATCCTTGAGGGAATCATCGCCGAGCTCGCCCCCCGCTGA
- a CDS encoding DUF2267 domain-containing protein, which yields MRFPLFVAAVSRRSGLAPELAATVARAVLQTVVERMTGGATRDPTGYLPAELSDATAPAGPADFLRRVGRWAGVDEATAAAGAAAVFATLRETVTVGEFQEMVARLPAGGVDPMLGPGGTTR from the coding sequence GTGCGGTTTCCCCTATTCGTCGCCGCGGTGTCGCGCCGCTCCGGGCTGGCCCCCGAGCTCGCCGCCACCGTCGCGCGAGCGGTGCTGCAGACCGTCGTGGAGCGGATGACCGGCGGCGCGACGCGCGACCCGACCGGGTACCTGCCGGCCGAGCTGAGTGACGCCACGGCGCCAGCCGGACCAGCCGACTTCCTGCGCCGGGTCGGCCGGTGGGCCGGGGTGGACGAGGCGACGGCCGCCGCCGGAGCCGCCGCGGTCTTCGCGACGCTGCGCGAGACGGTCACCGTCGGGGAGTTCCAGGAGATGGTGGCCCGGCTCCCCGCCGGCGGCGTCGACCCGATGCTCGGGCCGGGCGGGACGACCCGGTAA
- a CDS encoding substrate-binding domain-containing protein produces MKPTLRAVAEAVGVSRSTVSNAYGRPDQLSPQLRQRILDTARQMGYPGPDPTARSLRRGFVGAVGVLFTSRLSYAFTDPFAVRFLTGFAEAAERHDTSLLLVPLPDDPARARKAVENASVDGFCVYCAGDEEGGIIDTIRGRGLPFVTTSSRPRADDRWVGIDERGAARSAAEHLAGLGHRRVALLGDNVLPHAGTGQVRVADVAEVPRSTNRDRLAGFADAFAAVGVGWSELTILSAATNARAAGAAAVRALDALPEPPTAVLACSDVLALGALDALRAPGATDRGISVTGFDDIPEAAPAGLTTVCQPGEEKGRSAATLLFDPPTDATAGQILLPTTLVVRSSSGPVPRS; encoded by the coding sequence GTGAAGCCCACCCTGCGGGCCGTCGCCGAGGCCGTCGGTGTCTCGCGCAGCACGGTCTCCAACGCCTATGGGCGCCCCGACCAGCTCTCGCCGCAGCTGCGCCAGCGCATCCTCGACACGGCGCGGCAGATGGGTTACCCCGGCCCCGACCCGACGGCCCGATCGCTGCGGCGGGGCTTCGTCGGCGCGGTCGGCGTGCTGTTCACCTCCCGCCTGTCGTACGCGTTCACCGACCCCTTCGCGGTGCGGTTCCTCACCGGGTTCGCCGAGGCGGCCGAGCGGCACGACACCAGCCTGCTGCTGGTGCCCCTGCCCGACGACCCGGCCCGCGCGCGCAAGGCGGTGGAGAACGCCTCCGTCGACGGGTTCTGCGTCTACTGCGCCGGTGACGAGGAAGGGGGGATCATCGACACGATCCGGGGTCGGGGACTTCCGTTCGTCACCACCTCGTCGCGTCCCCGTGCCGACGACCGGTGGGTCGGCATCGACGAGCGCGGCGCCGCCCGGTCGGCCGCCGAGCACCTGGCCGGCCTCGGTCACCGCCGGGTCGCCCTGCTCGGCGACAACGTTCTGCCGCACGCCGGCACCGGCCAGGTGCGCGTCGCCGATGTGGCCGAGGTGCCGCGTTCCACCAACCGCGACCGTCTCGCCGGCTTCGCCGACGCCTTCGCGGCGGTCGGCGTCGGCTGGTCCGAACTGACGATCCTCTCGGCGGCCACCAACGCCCGCGCGGCCGGTGCCGCCGCCGTCCGGGCGCTGGACGCCCTCCCCGAGCCGCCCACCGCAGTGCTGGCCTGCTCCGACGTCCTCGCCCTGGGCGCGCTGGACGCCCTGCGCGCCCCGGGCGCGACGGATCGGGGCATCTCGGTGACCGGCTTCGACGACATCCCCGAGGCCGCACCCGCCGGCCTGACCACCGTGTGCCAACCCGGCGAGGAGAAGGGGCGCAGCGCCGCGACGCTGCTGTTCGACCCGCCCACCGACGCCACCGCAGGTCAGATCCTGCTGCCCACCACGCTCGTCGTCCGGAGCAGCTCCGGACCGGTCCCGAGGAGTTGA
- a CDS encoding DUF397 domain-containing protein: MQQPPNGVPVNQLPPLAWLKSRRSNPSGNCVELAELPGGAGIAMRNSRHPDGPALIYTVDEIAAFVLGARDGDFDHLIG, from the coding sequence ATGCAGCAGCCACCCAACGGTGTTCCCGTCAATCAGTTGCCTCCCCTCGCCTGGCTGAAGAGCCGGCGCAGCAACCCCAGTGGAAACTGCGTCGAGTTGGCGGAGTTGCCCGGCGGGGCGGGCATCGCCATGCGCAACTCCCGGCACCCGGACGGGCCGGCCCTGATCTACACCGTGGACGAGATCGCGGCGTTCGTGCTCGGTGCCCGTGACGGTGACTTCGATCATCTGATCGGCTGA
- a CDS encoding GGDEF domain-containing protein, which yields MPDPLTIASGICAAGALLSSWQLGRRAVRAEAEIGRLQAELTAERHAASHDPLTGLPNRRAFYRLAATLLTDSSGRPLVAVVLDLDDFKQVNDRYGHAAGDQVLISVAERLATFAGDNLVARLGGDEFAGLLASPTLDRRWIEHATRRLCDMLAAPIPLGTTTLQVTASVGLAPVQGTQLTEALDRADAAMYEAKGLESSRPGRALRDTAHLAEC from the coding sequence GTGCCGGATCCGCTGACCATCGCGTCCGGCATCTGCGCCGCGGGAGCGCTGCTCTCCTCCTGGCAACTGGGACGCCGGGCCGTACGGGCCGAGGCGGAGATCGGGCGCCTTCAGGCGGAACTCACCGCCGAGCGGCACGCCGCCAGCCACGACCCGTTGACCGGGCTACCCAACCGGCGGGCCTTCTATCGCCTCGCCGCGACGCTGCTCACCGACTCCTCCGGTCGCCCCCTGGTCGCGGTGGTGCTGGACCTCGACGACTTCAAGCAGGTCAACGACCGGTACGGGCACGCCGCCGGCGATCAGGTGCTGATCAGCGTCGCCGAGCGGCTGGCCACCTTCGCCGGCGACAATCTGGTGGCCCGGCTCGGCGGTGACGAGTTCGCCGGGCTGCTGGCCAGCCCGACCCTCGACCGACGATGGATCGAGCACGCCACCCGGCGGTTGTGCGACATGCTCGCCGCGCCGATCCCGCTGGGCACGACCACCCTCCAGGTGACCGCCTCGGTCGGCCTGGCACCGGTGCAGGGGACGCAGCTCACCGAGGCACTCGACCGCGCCGACGCGGCGATGTACGAGGCCAAGGGGCTCGAATCGTCCCGGCCGGGCCGGGCGCTGCGCGACACGGCGCACCTCGCCGAGTGCTGA
- the pstA gene encoding phosphate ABC transporter permease PstA, whose product MTATASPATRPAAGRPDLSRAALSGRRRFSNHLATGAIWVAVLLAVIPLALVTYTVIGKGGGVMSLSFLTEDIPNSYRREGGGMAPAIVGTLVITGMAALMAIPLGVFGAIYLNEYGKQRPLARVIRLMADVMTGVPSIVMGLFIYISWVLLVGQLSGFAGALALACLMLPVVIRSSEEMLRLVPDELRQASMALGARKWKTTMTVVLPAAISGITSGSLLAVARAAGETAPIIIVTGIVFSPNWNLFSGSNTALPAQIFRNASQPFEAAQARAWGAALTLIVIVLGFTIIARFISSRFAIKER is encoded by the coding sequence GTGACCGCCACCGCATCGCCCGCCACCCGCCCGGCCGCCGGCCGGCCCGACCTCTCGCGGGCGGCCCTGTCCGGTCGGCGCCGGTTCAGCAACCACCTCGCCACCGGGGCCATCTGGGTGGCCGTGCTGCTCGCCGTCATTCCGCTGGCCCTGGTGACCTACACGGTCATCGGCAAGGGCGGCGGGGTGATGAGCCTGTCGTTCCTGACCGAGGACATCCCGAACTCGTACCGCCGCGAGGGTGGCGGCATGGCGCCGGCGATCGTCGGGACGCTGGTCATCACCGGAATGGCCGCGCTGATGGCCATCCCGCTCGGCGTGTTCGGCGCGATCTACCTCAACGAGTACGGCAAGCAGCGGCCGCTGGCCCGCGTCATCCGGCTGATGGCCGACGTGATGACCGGCGTGCCGTCGATCGTGATGGGTCTGTTCATCTACATCTCCTGGGTGCTGCTCGTCGGCCAGCTCTCCGGCTTCGCCGGTGCGCTGGCGCTGGCCTGCCTGATGCTGCCGGTGGTGATCCGCAGCAGCGAGGAGATGCTCCGGCTGGTCCCGGACGAGCTGCGGCAGGCGAGCATGGCGCTCGGTGCCCGCAAGTGGAAGACCACGATGACCGTGGTGCTGCCGGCGGCCATCTCCGGCATCACCAGCGGCTCGCTGCTGGCCGTCGCCCGCGCGGCCGGCGAGACCGCACCGATCATCATCGTCACCGGCATCGTCTTCTCGCCCAACTGGAACCTCTTCAGCGGCTCCAACACGGCACTGCCGGCGCAGATCTTCCGCAACGCCAGCCAACCCTTCGAGGCCGCCCAGGCGCGTGCCTGGGGCGCGGCACTGACGCTCATCGTGATCGTGCTCGGCTTCACGATCATCGCCCGTTTCATCTCAAGCCGGTTCGCGATCAAGGAGCGCTGA